The following are from one region of the Streptococcus sp. 1643 genome:
- the coaB gene encoding phosphopantothenate--cysteine ligase translates to MKILVTSGGTSEAIDSVRSITNHSTGRLGKIITETLLAAGHEVCLITTKRALKPEAHPNLSIREIDNTNDLLVVMQELVKEYQVLIHSMAVSDYTPVYMTGLDEVKTSSNLEELLDKKNKEAKISSTDEVQVLFLKKTPKIISLVKEWNPAIHLIGFKLLVDVSKDYLIEIARKSLIKNQADLIIANDLTQISANQHDAIFVEREQLQTVQTKEEIANLLLEKIQAYDS, encoded by the coding sequence ATGAAAATTTTAGTCACATCGGGCGGTACCAGTGAGGCTATTGATAGTGTCCGCTCTATTACTAACCATTCTACAGGTCGCTTGGGGAAAATCATCACAGAAACCTTGCTTGCTGCGGGGCATGAAGTTTGTTTGATAACGACAAAACGAGCTCTGAAGCCAGAAGCTCATCCCAACCTAAGCATTCGAGAAATTGATAATACCAACGACCTTCTAGTTGTGATGCAAGAACTTGTTAAGGAATATCAGGTCTTAATCCACTCAATGGCTGTGTCTGACTACACTCCTGTTTATATGACGGGACTAGATGAAGTTAAGACGAGCTCTAACCTGGAAGAATTATTAGATAAGAAAAATAAAGAAGCTAAGATTTCTTCAACTGATGAAGTTCAGGTTTTATTCCTGAAAAAAACTCCAAAAATCATCTCTCTAGTCAAGGAATGGAATCCTGCTATTCATCTGATTGGGTTTAAATTGCTGGTTGATGTCTCTAAGGATTATCTCATTGAGATCGCACGAAAGAGTCTTATCAAGAACCAAGCAGACTTAATCATTGCAAATGACCTGACTCAAATCTCAGCAAATCAGCATGATGCAATCTTTGTTGAGAGAGAACAACTCCAAACAGTTCAAACCAAAGAGGAAATTGCAAACCTCCTCCTTGAAAAAATTCAAGCATACGATTCATAG
- a CDS encoding ECF transporter S component, whose product MNKRSNIAPIAIFFAVMLVIHFLSSLLFNLFPFPIKPTIVHIPVIIASIIYGPRVGVTLGFLMGLLSLTVNTITILPTSYLFSPFVPNGNIYSAIIAIVPRVLIGLTPYLVYKLLKNRTGLIFAGALGSLTNTVFVLGGIFFLFGNVFDGNIQKLLATVISTNSIAELVISAVLTVAIVPRLETLKK is encoded by the coding sequence ATGAACAAACGCTCTAACATTGCACCGATTGCTATCTTTTTTGCAGTTATGCTCGTTATCCACTTTTTGAGTTCTCTCCTATTTAACCTTTTCCCATTCCCAATTAAACCAACTATCGTTCATATTCCAGTCATTATTGCTAGTATCATCTATGGACCTCGGGTTGGGGTTACACTTGGTTTTCTTATGGGACTATTGAGCTTAACGGTAAACACAATTACCATCCTTCCAACAAGCTACCTCTTCTCACCATTCGTACCGAACGGAAACATCTATTCTGCGATTATCGCTATTGTCCCTCGCGTTTTGATTGGGCTGACACCTTACTTGGTTTATAAATTATTAAAAAACAGAACGGGTCTCATCTTTGCTGGTGCTCTCGGTTCCCTTACCAACACCGTCTTTGTCCTTGGGGGAATCTTCTTCCTTTTTGGAAATGTCTTCGACGGCAATATCCAAAAACTCCTAGCAACCGTTATTTCTACAAACTCTATTGCCGAGCTTGTCATCTCTGCCGTTCTCACAGTAGCAATTGTTCCCCGTCTCGAAACCTTGAAGAAATAA
- the radC gene encoding DNA repair protein RadC, which translates to MYSISFQEDSLLPRERLVKEGVEALSNQELLAILLRTGTRQANVFEIAQKVLNSLNGLTDLKKMTLQELQSLSGIGRIKAIELQAVIELGHRIHKHETLEMDSILSSQKLAKKMQQELGDKKQEHLVALYLNTQNQIIHQQTIFIGSATRSIAEPREILHYALKHMATSVILVHNHPSGAVSPSRNDDHVTKLVKDACELMGIVFLDHLIVSHSDYFSYREKTDLI; encoded by the coding sequence ATGTACAGTATTTCATTCCAAGAAGATTCACTCTTGCCTAGAGAAAGACTAGTTAAAGAAGGAGTAGAGGCTCTGAGCAATCAAGAATTGCTAGCAATTCTGCTCAGAACGGGAACGCGTCAGGCTAATGTATTTGAAATTGCCCAAAAAGTCTTGAATAGTCTTAACGGTCTAACTGATTTAAAGAAAATGACCCTGCAGGAATTGCAGAGTCTGTCTGGTATTGGACGGATTAAAGCCATTGAATTACAAGCGGTTATTGAACTGGGACATCGTATTCACAAACATGAAACCCTTGAGATGGATAGTATTCTCAGTAGTCAAAAGCTAGCCAAGAAAATGCAACAGGAACTTGGTGACAAAAAACAAGAGCACCTAGTGGCGCTCTATCTCAATACTCAAAATCAAATCATTCATCAGCAAACTATTTTTATCGGCTCTGCGACACGCAGCATTGCTGAACCGAGGGAAATTCTTCACTATGCTCTCAAGCATATGGCTACCTCCGTGATTCTCGTTCACAATCATCCATCTGGTGCTGTATCTCCTAGTCGAAATGATGATCATGTAACCAAGCTAGTCAAGGATGCCTGCGAACTGATGGGAATTGTTTTCTTGGACCATCTGATTGTCTCGCACTCGGATTACTTTAGTTACCGTGAAAAGACGGATCTGATTTAA
- a CDS encoding ECF transporter S component — protein MDIRKKTQFMTMTALLTAIAILIPIIMPFKIVIPPASYTLGSHIPIFIAMFLSPLMAAFVIIASSLGFLMAGYPPVIVLRAFSHIVFGTLGALYLKKFPETLNKPKASWIFNFVLGVVHAIAEVIACIIFYATSGTNVENMFYVLFVLVGFGTIVHSMVDYTLALAVYKVLRKRR, from the coding sequence ATGGATATACGGAAAAAAACGCAGTTTATGACTATGACTGCCCTACTCACTGCAATAGCGATTTTGATTCCAATCATTATGCCTTTTAAAATCGTTATCCCACCGGCTTCTTACACCTTGGGAAGTCATATCCCCATCTTTATCGCCATGTTTCTTTCGCCTTTGATGGCTGCTTTTGTAATTATTGCTTCTAGTCTTGGTTTTCTGATGGCAGGCTATCCGCCTGTTATTGTACTCCGTGCCTTTTCACACATTGTTTTTGGTACTTTGGGAGCTTTGTACTTAAAAAAATTCCCTGAAACCTTGAATAAACCAAAGGCGTCTTGGATTTTTAACTTTGTTTTGGGTGTTGTTCATGCTATCGCTGAAGTAATAGCTTGTATCATCTTTTATGCTACTTCAGGGACAAATGTTGAAAATATGTTTTATGTTCTCTTTGTCCTAGTTGGTTTTGGAACAATTGTCCATAGTATGGTAGACTATACATTAGCACTAGCTGTCTATAAAGTGCTTCGAAAACGTCGCTAA
- a CDS encoding gamma-glutamyl-gamma-aminobutyrate hydrolase family protein, protein MKKPVIGITGNEKAHPDDDIMMSYAAKGFIEGVKDAGGIPIILPIGDQEMAAYYISIIDKLILTGGQNVDPKYYGEPKAIDSDDYHLQRDIFELALIKEAIKQKKPIFSVCRGTQLFNVAMGGTLHQDIEDHWQDCSAEYTTQRLVTEPDTILREIYGEISHINSFHHQSIKDLASNLKVVAHDPKDGIIEAVTTTDGFPYLGVQWHPEFLFENRPKDKTLFDYVVNEL, encoded by the coding sequence ATGAAAAAACCAGTTATTGGGATTACAGGAAATGAAAAAGCTCATCCAGATGATGACATCATGATGAGCTATGCAGCAAAGGGCTTTATTGAAGGAGTCAAGGACGCTGGCGGAATTCCAATCATCCTACCGATTGGTGATCAAGAAATGGCTGCCTATTACATCAGTATCATTGATAAGCTCATCCTAACGGGTGGGCAAAATGTTGATCCAAAATACTATGGTGAACCAAAGGCTATTGATAGTGATGACTACCACCTTCAAAGAGATATTTTTGAACTAGCACTTATCAAAGAAGCGATTAAACAAAAGAAGCCAATTTTCTCTGTTTGTCGGGGTACTCAACTTTTCAATGTCGCTATGGGGGGCACGCTTCACCAAGATATCGAAGATCATTGGCAGGACTGTTCAGCCGAATACACGACCCAACGTCTCGTAACGGAACCTGATACGATTCTCCGAGAAATCTATGGAGAAATCTCTCACATCAACTCCTTCCACCACCAAAGCATTAAAGATCTAGCTTCAAATCTTAAGGTTGTAGCACATGATCCTAAAGATGGAATCATTGAGGCTGTGACAACTACGGATGGCTTTCCTTATCTTGGTGTTCAATGGCATCCTGAATTTCTATTTGAAAATCGCCCCAAAGATAAAACGCTATTTGACTATGTTGTTAACGAACTCTAG
- a CDS encoding 8-oxo-dGTP diphosphatase, producing the protein MSRAQATILTNICLIEDLETQRVVMQFRSPENNRWSGYAFPGGHVENGEAFAESVIREIYEETGLTIQNPQLVGIKNWPLDTGGRYIVVCYKATEFTGNLQSSEEGEVSWVQKDQIPNLDLAYDMLPLMEMMEAPDKSEFFYRHRTEDGWEKEIF; encoded by the coding sequence ATGTCCCGTGCCCAAGCAACTATTTTAACCAACATCTGTCTGATTGAAGACCTCGAAACCCAGCGCGTGGTGATGCAGTTTCGTTCACCCGAAAACAATCGCTGGTCTGGCTATGCCTTTCCAGGAGGACATGTTGAGAATGGCGAGGCCTTTGCCGAGTCTGTCATTCGTGAGATTTATGAAGAAACAGGTCTAACCATTCAGAATCCACAACTAGTCGGTATTAAAAACTGGCCCTTAGATACAGGTGGGCGCTACATCGTCGTTTGCTATAAAGCGACAGAGTTTACTGGAAATCTCCAATCCTCAGAGGAAGGAGAAGTATCTTGGGTGCAAAAAGACCAGATTCCAAACTTGGATCTGGCCTATGATATGTTGCCTTTGATGGAAATGATGGAAGCACCTGACAAGTCTGAGTTCTTCTATCGCCACCGTACAGAGGACGGCTGGGAGAAAGAAATCTTCTAG
- a CDS encoding transcription repressor NadR — translation MTKDRKQALLKLLKEAPKALNGQTLAEHFHVTRQVIVQDIAILRADGAPILSTNRGYIYKENDASPYVHKLFKVKHELEEIGQELLAIVDNGGRVQNILIDHPVYGEIETLLKLTCRRDVQHFLEQVENSDFRPLSELTDGIHYHLVEAETQQDLHYIEEALDQLGYLVKD, via the coding sequence ATGACAAAGGATCGCAAACAAGCTCTTCTCAAACTGTTAAAAGAGGCGCCAAAAGCTCTCAATGGTCAAACCTTGGCTGAACACTTCCATGTTACGCGCCAAGTCATTGTACAGGACATCGCTATTCTCCGAGCAGATGGAGCTCCTATCCTATCCACCAATCGTGGCTATATCTACAAAGAAAATGATGCCAGCCCCTACGTCCACAAACTCTTTAAAGTGAAACATGAACTGGAAGAAATCGGGCAGGAACTTCTAGCCATTGTAGATAATGGCGGACGCGTTCAAAATATCTTAATCGATCATCCCGTTTATGGTGAAATTGAAACCCTACTCAAACTCACCTGCCGCCGAGATGTCCAGCACTTTCTGGAACAAGTCGAGAATTCAGACTTTAGACCCCTTTCTGAATTGACAGACGGCATCCATTACCACCTTGTTGAAGCCGAGACACAACAAGACCTCCACTATATCGAGGAGGCCTTGGATCAGTTGGGTTATTTGGTAAAAGACTAG
- a CDS encoding formate--tetrahydrofolate ligase: MKTDIEIAQSIELKPIVDVVEKLGISYDDLELYGKYKAKLSFDKIRAVESNPVGKLILVTAINPTPAGEGKSTITIGLADALNKIGKKTMIAIREPSLGPVMGIKGGAAGGGYAQVLPMEDINLHFTGDMHAITTANNALSALVDNHLHQGNELGIDQRRIIWKRVVDLNDRALRHVTVGLGGPLNGIPREDGFDITVASEIMAILCLATDIEDLKRRLANIVIGYRYDRTPVSVGDLKVEGALALILKDAIKPNLVQTIYGTPAFVHGGPFANIAHGCNSVLATSTALRLADYTVTEAGFGADLGAEKFLDIKTPNLPTSPDAVVIVATLRALKMNGGVAKDALTEENVEAVRAGFANLKRHVENIRKFGVPAVVAINEFVSDTEAEIAALKELCASIDVPVELASVWADGAEGGVALAETLVKTISENPANYTRLYDNNLSVQEKIEKIVTEIYRGTKVNFEKKAQTQIAQIVQNGWDKLPICMAKTQYSFSDNPNALGAPENFEITIRELVPKLGAGFIVALTGDVMTMPGLPKRPAALNMDVESDGTVLGLF; this comes from the coding sequence ATGAAAACAGATATTGAAATCGCGCAGAGTATTGAGTTAAAACCAATCGTTGATGTTGTTGAGAAACTGGGTATTTCTTACGATGATTTGGAATTGTATGGAAAGTACAAGGCTAAACTCAGCTTTGATAAAATTCGTGCAGTTGAGAGCAATCCAGTTGGGAAATTGATCTTGGTTACTGCCATCAACCCAACACCTGCTGGTGAGGGGAAATCAACTATTACCATTGGTCTGGCAGACGCCTTGAACAAGATTGGCAAGAAAACTATGATTGCTATTCGCGAACCGTCTCTTGGCCCAGTAATGGGAATTAAGGGTGGTGCTGCTGGTGGTGGTTATGCCCAAGTGTTGCCAATGGAAGACATCAACCTCCACTTTACTGGGGATATGCATGCCATTACAACTGCTAACAATGCCCTTTCTGCCTTGGTTGACAATCACTTGCACCAAGGAAATGAGCTGGGAATTGACCAACGTCGTATTATTTGGAAGCGTGTTGTGGACTTGAACGACCGTGCTCTTCGCCATGTGACTGTTGGTCTTGGCGGTCCTCTAAATGGTATTCCACGTGAGGATGGTTTTGATATTACAGTTGCTTCTGAAATCATGGCGATTTTGTGCTTGGCGACGGACATCGAGGACTTGAAACGCCGTTTGGCTAATATCGTTATCGGCTATCGCTACGACCGTACCCCTGTTTCTGTAGGTGATTTAAAGGTTGAAGGTGCCTTGGCTTTGATCTTGAAAGATGCCATTAAACCGAACTTGGTTCAGACAATTTATGGTACACCTGCCTTTGTACATGGTGGTCCATTTGCCAATATTGCTCATGGATGTAACTCTGTTTTGGCAACAAGCACAGCCCTTCGCTTGGCTGATTATACTGTTACTGAAGCTGGTTTTGGTGCAGACCTTGGCGCTGAGAAATTCCTTGATATCAAAACACCAAACTTGCCAACTTCTCCAGATGCGGTAGTCATTGTTGCAACCCTCCGTGCTCTTAAGATGAATGGTGGTGTGGCTAAAGATGCTTTGACAGAGGAAAATGTTGAGGCAGTTCGTGCAGGTTTTGCTAACTTGAAACGCCACGTTGAGAACATCCGTAAATTTGGAGTGCCTGCAGTTGTCGCGATTAACGAATTTGTTTCTGATACAGAAGCTGAAATCGCTGCCTTGAAGGAACTATGTGCCTCAATTGATGTGCCAGTTGAACTAGCAAGTGTCTGGGCTGATGGCGCAGAAGGTGGTGTAGCACTTGCCGAAACACTTGTCAAGACAATCTCAGAAAATCCAGCTAACTACACACGTCTTTATGACAATAACCTTTCTGTCCAAGAAAAGATTGAAAAGATTGTCACTGAAATCTATCGCGGTACAAAAGTCAACTTTGAAAAGAAAGCTCAAACGCAAATCGCCCAAATCGTTCAGAATGGTTGGGACAAATTGCCAATCTGTATGGCTAAAACTCAGTACAGTTTCTCAGACAATCCAAATGCACTTGGAGCACCAGAGAACTTTGAAATTACCATTCGTGAATTGGTACCAAAATTAGGTGCGGGCTTCATCGTTGCCTTAACAGGTGATGTCATGACCATGCCAGGTCTTCCAAAACGACCAGCAGCTCTCAACATGGATGTTGAAAGCGACGGAACTGTTCTAGGTTTGTTCTAG
- the coaC gene encoding phosphopantothenoylcysteine decarboxylase, which translates to MANILIAVTGSIASYKAADLVSSLKKQGHDVTVLMTEAAREFIQPLTLQVLSQNPVHLDVMKEPYPNQVNHIELGKRTDLFIVAPATANTIAKLAHGFADNMMTSTALALPDHVKKLIAPAMNTKMYDHPATQANLKTLETYGYQIISPKESLLACGDHGKGALADLNTILERIKETLDEQTL; encoded by the coding sequence ATGGCAAATATTCTCATCGCAGTGACAGGTTCCATTGCCTCCTATAAAGCAGCTGATCTAGTCAGTTCCTTGAAAAAACAAGGCCATGATGTCACTGTATTAATGACTGAGGCAGCGAGAGAGTTTATCCAACCGTTGACACTACAGGTCCTCTCTCAAAATCCTGTCCACCTTGACGTCATGAAGGAGCCTTATCCTAATCAAGTCAATCATATCGAACTAGGCAAAAGAACCGATCTTTTTATTGTAGCCCCTGCTACTGCTAATACCATAGCAAAGTTAGCCCATGGCTTTGCGGACAACATGATGACAAGTACAGCGCTTGCCCTGCCAGACCACGTCAAAAAGCTAATCGCACCAGCCATGAACACAAAAATGTATGACCATCCGGCAACTCAGGCTAATCTAAAAACATTAGAGACCTATGGTTATCAGATCATCTCTCCAAAAGAATCTCTACTAGCCTGTGGCGATCACGGCAAAGGCGCCCTAGCTGACCTGAATACTATTTTAGAAAGAATAAAGGAAACCCTCGATGAACAAACGCTCTAA
- the pcrA gene encoding DNA helicase PcrA has translation MNALLNGMNDRQAEAVQTTEGPLLIMAGAGSGKTRVLTHRIAYLIDEKMVNPWNILAITFTNKAAREMKERAYGLNPATQDCLIATFHSMCVRILRRDADHIGYNRNFTIVDPGEQRTLMKRILKQLNLDPKKWNERTILGTISNAKNDLIDDVAYAAQAGDMYTQIVAQCYTAYQKELRQSESVDFDDLIMLTLRLFDQNPDVLTYYQQKFQYIHVDEYQDTNHAQYQLVKLLASRFKNICVVGDADQSIYGWRGADMQNILDFEKDYPQAKVVLLEENYRSTKTILQAANDVIKNNQNRRPKNLWTQNADGEQIIYYRANDEQDEAVFVAKTIDELGRSQNFLHKDFAVLYRTNAQSRTIEEALLKSNIPYTMVGGTKFYSRKEIRDIIAYLNLIANLSDNISFERIINEPKRGIGPGTVEKIRDFANMQDMSMLDASANIMLSGIKGKAAQSIWDFANMILDLREQLDQLTITELVEAVLEKTGYVDILNAQATLESKARVENIEEFLSVTKNFDDNPDSQEETGLDKLSRFLNDLALIADTDTGSQETSEVTLMTLHAAKGLEFPVVFIIGMEENVFPLSRAAEDPDELEEERRLAYVGITRAEKILYLTNANSRLLFGRTNYNRPTRFINEISSDLLEYQGLARPANTSFKASYSSGGIAFGQGMSLAQALQERKRNAAPSSIQSSGLPFGQFAAGNKKDSSDTNWSIGDIALHKKWGQGTVLEVSGSGDTQELKINFPEVGLKKLLASVAPIEKKI, from the coding sequence ATGAACGCATTATTGAATGGAATGAATGACCGTCAAGCTGAGGCGGTGCAAACGACAGAAGGGCCCTTGTTAATCATGGCTGGTGCTGGTTCTGGGAAGACTCGTGTTTTAACTCACAGAATCGCCTACTTGATTGATGAAAAGATGGTCAATCCTTGGAATATCTTGGCCATTACCTTTACCAATAAGGCGGCGCGTGAGATGAAGGAGCGCGCCTATGGCCTCAATCCAGCAACACAGGACTGCCTAATTGCGACCTTTCACTCCATGTGTGTTCGTATTTTGCGTCGTGATGCGGATCATATTGGCTACAATCGTAATTTCACTATTGTAGATCCAGGAGAGCAACGAACTCTCATGAAGCGCATTCTCAAGCAATTAAACTTGGATCCTAAAAAATGGAATGAACGGACTATTTTGGGAACCATTTCCAATGCTAAGAACGACCTAATTGATGATGTGGCTTATGCTGCTCAAGCTGGTGATATGTATACGCAAATCGTAGCTCAGTGTTACACAGCCTATCAAAAAGAGCTTCGTCAGTCAGAGTCGGTTGACTTTGATGATTTGATTATGTTGACTTTGCGTCTCTTTGATCAGAATCCTGATGTTTTGACCTACTACCAGCAGAAGTTCCAGTACATTCATGTTGATGAGTACCAAGATACCAACCATGCCCAGTACCAACTGGTCAAACTCTTGGCTTCACGCTTTAAAAATATCTGCGTAGTCGGTGATGCTGACCAGTCTATTTACGGTTGGCGTGGGGCTGATATGCAGAATATCTTGGATTTCGAGAAAGATTATCCTCAAGCCAAGGTAGTTTTGCTAGAGGAAAATTACCGTTCAACCAAAACCATTCTCCAAGCTGCCAATGACGTCATCAAAAACAATCAAAATCGCCGCCCCAAGAATCTCTGGACCCAGAATGCTGATGGGGAACAGATTATTTACTATCGTGCAAATGACGAACAAGATGAGGCTGTTTTTGTAGCCAAAACCATAGATGAACTTGGTCGTAGTCAAAACTTCCTCCACAAGGATTTTGCAGTTCTTTATCGGACTAACGCCCAGTCTCGTACTATTGAAGAGGCCCTCCTAAAGTCCAATATTCCTTATACCATGGTTGGTGGGACTAAGTTCTACAGCCGTAAGGAAATCCGTGATATTATTGCTTATCTGAATCTTATTGCTAATTTGAGTGACAATATCAGTTTTGAGCGCATTATTAACGAACCAAAACGTGGAATTGGCCCAGGAACCGTTGAGAAAATTCGCGACTTTGCTAATATGCAAGACATGTCTATGCTGGATGCTTCAGCCAATATCATGCTGTCTGGCATCAAAGGAAAAGCAGCACAGTCTATCTGGGATTTTGCCAATATGATTCTGGATTTGCGGGAGCAACTGGATCAATTAACTATCACCGAGCTGGTGGAGGCTGTTCTAGAAAAAACAGGTTATGTCGATATTCTTAATGCTCAGGCAACCTTGGAAAGCAAGGCGCGGGTTGAAAATATCGAAGAGTTCCTATCTGTTACCAAGAACTTTGATGACAATCCTGATAGCCAAGAAGAAACAGGTTTGGATAAACTCAGTCGTTTCTTGAATGACTTAGCCTTGATTGCAGATACGGATACAGGCAGTCAGGAGACATCAGAAGTGACCTTGATGACCCTCCATGCAGCTAAGGGACTTGAGTTCCCAGTTGTCTTTATCATTGGGATGGAGGAGAATGTCTTTCCCCTTAGCCGTGCGGCCGAGGATCCAGATGAATTAGAAGAAGAACGCCGTTTGGCCTATGTAGGTATCACGCGCGCGGAGAAAATCCTCTATCTAACCAATGCCAACTCTCGCTTGCTTTTCGGTCGTACAAATTATAACCGTCCAACACGTTTCATCAATGAAATTAGTTCGGACTTACTTGAGTATCAAGGTTTGGCTCGTCCAGCGAATACTAGCTTTAAGGCATCTTATAGCAGTGGTGGGATTGCTTTCGGTCAAGGCATGAGCTTAGCTCAAGCCCTTCAAGAACGGAAACGCAATGCCGCACCAAGCTCTATCCAGTCAAGTGGTCTCCCATTTGGACAATTTGCAGCTGGAAATAAAAAAGATTCAAGCGATACCAACTGGTCTATTGGGGATATTGCTCTCCACAAGAAGTGGGGGCAAGGGACAGTTCTTGAAGTTTCAGGTAGCGGTGATACTCAGGAATTGAAAATCAATTTCCCAGAAGTGGGGCTGAAAAAACTCTTAGCTAGCGTAGCCCCAATTGAGAAAAAAATCTAA